ATTTTTgcatttcataataattatcattacttttatattcattaattactaGTAAACTCTATAATCTTAAGTTCTTAATCATAatgattcaaaatttaaaagatcagatatcatatattataaataGTTTAAGCCAAAATaaatcacaataaaatataaaagaaaatacctAAAATATATCCATTTGTTAGAATAAATACACCAATgcgtataattaaataatttataaaaaaatgtttaaaagaaaatttaatttcctgcaatattataaaaatgtgaGCTTTCTCAATTTATCTATCGTGGCTTAAATCTACAATACAACCTCCCACGTAAGAAAGTAACTTGATGCTATTGAATCACAAGATCCTtagcaattattatttttctaataatcCAGCTATTGCAAAACTTACAATATATGCCGGCTTTGCAAGTGAGAGAATGTTTTCTTATAGTTGTTGGctttttgtttgttgtttttaataaatttaaatattattattattaaattatgttatgttatgttataCGAGTATTttgaaagtaaattaatattataggTATGCATGATAAATAtgagtaaattataattttgatgtCCAATATCCTCTCAGTTGAAGTCTTTAATTTAAACAATATTTTTCTAGTAcgatttatatattattatgtattatttgtGGGTTATTACACATAAACATGATTTATCCAATGTGCACATTTGGATAGTAGATGTGagtttttattgttatttaaaaGAAGTTATAATTGTGATAATATGATAGTAAAATTTATTGATTTGAgagataattttcaaaataattatactatATGTACTTCAAAATTCTACGCTATAGCTTTTACTGCCGGACGTGACAAACAATGTTGAATTTTTTCATCATATGAATCCTATAAAAAATGTCTACAATTTGTGGGAGAGGTAAAAATTGGAAGTAACCATGtagtattttcattttcaaaatgcatatatatagcattattaCTGTCTACATAATTGCATTGTAATTAGTACGAGGAGGATACATGGGAATGAATGAATGATATTGAATTATTGGATGGGCGGAAATGTACAAAACGACATTTTATTAGTTCATCAATTCTTAATTTACTCCGTAGCATACACGCACTATACATTATTCAAGTGCATATTGACTTTATAACATACCCTTTTTTTCTAACTTCACATTTTAAAGGTGTGCTTACATTGGTCTTTCACCAtatttatcatcatcatcatttataTTCACATGCCACAATATACATTACCTAGTAACCTACCACACTTGGAATTTGTTCTCATTAATGGAAACTACGTATACACATCACTTACCTATGTACTTTGATATAACCTGTTAcaatgttttatatttattgatcaTTTGtggaattattaaatttatcgCAAATTCATTTGATAAAATGAAATCAgatgtaaaaatttaaaaattaacacaTTGGGAGTTGGGACAACTCAGTCAAGTTGGTCAAACTGTTGGTTGAGTAATTACAAAATTCTGAATTCGACTTCCAGTGAGAATGATTCTTGATTTAACTCGGTCAGTTATGAGCCCCCAAGCTAGTTTGCTTGCTAAATGATTGACTCGATTTAACTTTTCATAAGATTGATAATGAATTTTCGAGATCTATGATATAGTTCAACGAAGTCGAGATTAActtagaaaaacaaaacaaaacaaaaatctaaggGTGGAAAACGTGAGTATGCAAGAATTACTATAACACTAACCACTccattgttattatattatatagatatatagaattatagattatagatcaTAGATATAGATGTAGAGAACATTCCTTAATAAATTATTCAAAGCAAAAAACTAGGGAAATTCTTCCACTGTCAAACTGATCATCATTAAATTTTGCATTAATAGAAACCTTTTAATGAACAAATCGCTAGTTGGATGCATGCCTTATTGCCTCCATTTTCAGCAACTAATTCTTGTCCAAGTGGCCAACACTCCCTACTGGAAATGTCTCCAAGGGTTCTTGATTGGTGCTTTCAAGATTTCGCCTTTTTTCACGCTCAATTCCTGGTTAGATGACGGAGAGCTTCTCACTTCGTACTAGGTAACTAATATGCTAGTCTTTTGATGCTTTAGACTTTAGTATCTTCTTATGTTAATGAGCTTAGTATGTTTGTTGAAgattattgttgttttgtttctttGGAATGCCTGTGATTCTTATTATTGAGGTAAGTTTTTGAGCAGTTTCATTTTTCTGTGCATTTCAGGGCGAAATTTGAGTTTTGACCGCTCAATTTTGCCATGAAGCTGTTCTGGAGTATTACTTTTGTGGTTTTCTGCAGTTGGTGTATATCAGAAGGGGTTGATTCAAGTCTTTCCTCTAGGCCTGAGGTTGTGAATATTGGGTGTATACTCTCTTTTAATTCCTTGGTTGGGAAAGTGACAAAAGTTGCTGTAGAAGCTGCAGTAGAAGATGTGAACTCCATTCCTGATGTTCTTGGAGGAACCAAGTTGAATCTCACAATGCTTGACAGTAATTCTAGTGGGTTTCTTGGGATACTTGAAGGTAAAATATTCCCAACATCTATATGTTTGTTAGATgaactatattttttttgggtgacgaggtaAATTATGCTGTAGTGACCCTAGCTGACAAAGGATCagaaggaggtaaaccagcctaggttactggcttaaatcaagaaggtcaataggccCTTCCAActgggagttgaacttgtaaccttgtggttactaagCCAACAGACTGACCAAATTGGCTATGGTTGCCCccagttgaacttgtaaccttgtagtTGGAATGATCTTTTTTTGCGAGTTTGATTAGAGCTGTGTAATCTTTGATTGTTGGCAGCTATGCGCTTCATGGAGACCGAGACTGTGGCGATAATAGGCCCACAATCTTCAGGCATTGCTCATGTGATCTCTAACATTGCAAATGAGCTCCAAGTCCCTCTTTTGTCATTTGCAGCAACTGATCCTGCCCTTTCTTCACTTCAGTATCCGTTCTTTGTTAGGACCTCCCCGAATGATCTGTTTCAGATGGCTGCCATAGCATCAATGATTGACTATTACGAATGGAGAGAAGTGATAGCTATTTATGTCGATGATGATTATGGAAGGAATGGTATTGCTGCGTTAGCAGATCAACTGGCCATGAAGAGATGCCGGATCTCTTATAAAGCCCCTTTGAAACCTGAAGCAACAATTGATGATATGAGAGACGTATTGATTCAGGTGGCTCTAACTGAATCACGAATCCTAGTTGTTCATACCTATCCTTCCGAGGGCCTAGCTATATTTTCTGTGGCAAAGTATTTAGGGATGATACAGGGTGGATATGTGTGGATTGCTACACATTGGCTCTCAACTGTCCTTGACACTAATACTCGGCTTTCTACAGATGTAGTGGAACATCATATTCAAGGAGCTCTAACATTGCGTATTTACACTCCCGAGTCCAGATTGAAGAGGGAATTTTTCTCTAGGTGGAGTAATTTGACCAAACGGTTGGCAAATAATGGCACTTTTGGGTTGTCCACTCTGGGTCTCTATGCTTATGACACAGTGTGGCTACTCGCTCATGCTCTTGATGCATTCTTTAAGCAGGGTGGGAAGATTTCGTTTTCTAAAGATCCAAGGTTAACTTCAGAAGAGGGTGGGGGTTTGCATCTCGATTCTATGAGCATCTTTGATGGTGGGAAGCTATTGCGTGACATCATTTTGATGACAAATGTAACAGGAGTAACAGGTCTTTTAAAATTTACCCCCGATAGGAACCTATATGGCCCTGCATTTGAAGTCATCAATGTGATTGGTACCGGATTAAGGAAAGTTGGGTACTGGTCCAATTACTCTGGATTATCAGTTGCCCCTCCCGAATCTCTCTACTCTAAGCTACCAAATCATTCTTCTTCGGAACAACAACTGCATGATGTAATCTGGCCTGGCCAATTAACTGACAGACCTCGTGGGTGGGTTTTTCCAAACAATGGGAGGCGACTGAAAATTGGAGTTCCTAACCGAGCCAGCTTTCATGAATTCGTTGGACAGGAATCAGGTGCTGATATGTTTCGAGGGTATTGTATTGAAGTCTTCACAACTGCACTAAACTTATTGCCATATGCTGTCCCATACAAATTTTCCCCATTTGGCGATGGCCATACCAATCCAGATAATACAGAACTAGTGAGACTAATCACAGCGGGGGTGAGTTTGTGATTCTCTGCAAATGTCAAATTACTATCAGGACTCTGCCTCTTCAAGTCTTAACTCTGGAATTTCTGTCGTTTCAGGTGTATGATGCTGCTATAGGTGACATTGTTATCACAACCAACCGAACAAAGATGGTTGATTTCACTCAACCATTTATTGAATCGGGGTTAGTTGTGGTGGCACCAGTTAAAGAGTGGAGCTCGAATGCTTGGGCTTTTCTCAGGCCATTTACTCCTGCAATGTGGTGCATCACTGGAATTTTTTTCCTCGTGGTGGGGACAGTTGTCTGGATTTTGGAACACCGAAGGAACGATGAATTTCGAGGACCTCCTAGAAAACAGTTCATCACCATTCTTTGGTCAGTATCCTTGGAGTGAGCTGAGCCAATTCTTTATTTCACTTCATTCCAAGTCTTAGCAATACGTCTATATACAGTATCCATATAAGTTTAATTCTTCTCATTGGCGTTCACTTTTAATTTCCCTATTTCAGGTTTAGCTTTTCAACTCTCTTTTTTTCCCATAGTAAGTGATGAATTTGCATTGGTTTAGCATCTTATGGACTTGCCAGTTGCCACTGGGATGAGCTATATAACGAGATGACATTTTACGTGCAGGAGAGAATACTGTTAGCACCCTAGGCCGCATTGTCCTCATCATGTGGCTCTTTGTGGTCTTAATTGTCAATTCTAGTTACACAGCTAGCTTCACCTCGATGCTTACGGTGCAGCAGCTTTCTTCCTCCATTAAAGGAGTCGAAAGTTTGTTTACAACAAATGACCCCATTGGTTATCAGCACGGTTCATTTGCAAGGAACTATCTGATTGAAGAACTTGGCATTCGTGAATCCAGACTTGTTCCTCTTAACCTGCCAGAAGATTTTGCTGAAGCCTTAATAAATGGCCCCCGTAAAGGCGGTGTTGTGGCTGTGGTCGATGAACGCGCGTATATGGAAGTTTTCCTCTCAACACACTGCGATTTCAGCATTTTGGGCGACGAGTTCACCAGAAACGGATGGGGATTTGTAAGTATCTTTAAGCATTTggccatttttaccaaattctttagTTGCTTTAACTAttggacattttttttttttattgcaagGCATTCCCAAAAGATTCCCCTTTGGCAGTTGATATGTCAACTGCAATCCTAAAATTGTCCGAAAATGGAGAGCTTCAAAGAATCCACGACAAATGGCTGCTGAGAAGGGCTTGCACCTCGCAAACCACAAAGCTTGAAGTGAACCGGCTTCAGCTGAAGAGCTTCTCCGGTCTCTACATGATATGTGGATTAGCGTGCTTTTTAGCTCTAGCAGTATACTTCATATTCGTTACGCGCCAGTTTAGGCAACACCGCACTGAGCCAGAGCCGTCTTCATCTTCTACCCGAAGATCATCGCGATCAAAACGACTGCAGAGGTTCCTTTCCTTCGTCGATGAGAAGGAAGAGTTGGCCAAGAGTCGGTCCAGAAGGCGACAAAGGCAGGGGGGCTCGGTTAGAAGTGTTGTGGATGAAGGTGTATCAATGTCTGGTTCCAGGTACACAGTCCATTCTGAAATAGCATCCGACCAAATCCCATAGTCATttatgttgagcatataatatgcTATCTTCAGTTTAGTTGTGTGCTACTTCATGTGTAATTTTGTTGGTACACTTTTATAATGAAGGCTTAGGTACAGTACATGTATGTAACTATAATGAGGAAACTTGTagtcattatttaaaaatattcacgGATAATTCCATTATCGTGTATTAGTCTGCAAACCACATGAGAAGTAAAATACACTTGAAATGCCCTATGCAACAAATTCGACTCAGAGGATGTTGACAAAAATCGAACTAATGATTTTTTGGTACGAGAAATCTATTACTCTCACTTTTATTTGccatttgtaaattttttgattttattgtgttcaaaaaaataaagttgtaattttcTATGAagttttaaactaaaaaaattggCTACCTGTGACCGTAAATTAGAGCGGAAGATCAAATGTGACAATATTTTAAAAGTCGTATGACCAAACGTGAAGAACTTAATAGTTAGGGACCAACTATGAAAATCTAATAATCGTGGTacaaaaattagaagaaaaaaattacagtaAATTCAAGGAACTTGAGACCTTCCTTATAGaatgtatttttaaaagaattctTACATGAATAATTATGTGTAacactgttttcaaaaaaaataaattatgtgtaaCACTTTATAGAATAAAAAGTATAAAGCGTAAAAATACTTTTGGATAAATATGTAACacaattattaatagtagtTCACGTAGGAgctttttaaaatatagaatGCTAAAAGAAATTTGGGAATTATTCCCAACATTTGCCTTCAATGTTACAATTTGTAAAAGAGAGAAGTAAAGGatcttgaaaattgaaaaatgtagaAAAGAAAAAGCTGAAAGTGTAATATTGAATAACAAATCAGGTAATgagaattgaaatgaaagacttccAGGTATTTCTTCACACTTGGTTTAGTAATATAAAAAAGAAGGGGGGAAAATTAACTAGGGTCCCTTTGAATCAGGCCCAACCGGAAAGAGCCGAATATATATAAACCCAAACGGCCGCGAACAACCATCACAAaactctctctctgtctctggAAGTCGACGATTACTGCAGCTGTGAAAATGCTGCAGAGCAAATCATTCGTACGGAAAACAAAGCAGGGGAAAGTAATCAAGGTGAGTTCGCAACTTTCACTTGAAAATCGCACTATTCAGTGAAGAGAATGCTTAGGGTTTATCATGAGGATTCTATATCGTGAAAACTCTGTTAATCGCAGGTCGTTAGGGAACACTATCTCCGTGACGATATCTACTGCGGAGCCACGTTTTGTAAAACCTGCGATGTTTCTTCCGCTCGCTTGAGCTCCTCCCGTATCCTCGTTGTCGACACTAATGTTGTTCTTCACCAGGTCTTATTTCGTCTGCTCAAGTTGCTGCGGTATATTTGTACGGAGTGTTTCTGTGTGTGATgttttggttattattattattttttgaatttagatTGATTTGCTGGAGAATCCTGCGATTGATAATGTGGTGGTGTTATCGGTGGTGTTGGAGGAGGTGAAGAACAAGAATATTTCTGTTTATAATAGACTTAGAGCTCTATGTAGCAATTCTCTCAGGAAGTTCTTTGTTTTTTCCAATGAGTACCATAAGTATGTCCTCTTTTTCCTCTTTCTCTATCTACTTTCATCCATGAATGCCTTGATATTATTTAAAGTTGGATGGTAGCTAAAATGTATGTTTCATTTTACTACCAATAGCATTTATTAAGTTGAGTTCATGCAATGTGCTACTGGACTCGGAATCACATGTTATAAAACACTGACAGTGTGAAATGAAGTCTGTCCATGTTTTATACTTCAAAAATTAGTAATGCTGAGGTTGAGATTATGATCTTTTTTCCCCTATGCTCCTGAAGGGATACATATGTGAAGGCCATGCCTGGTGAAAGTCCAAATGATCGTAATGACAGAGGTTTGTTCTTTCCGTGAATGGCTAATACTACATTTAAAAATACTGCTCCTTAATGCTCATTATTGCTACATGACTTCTCATTCTTACTGCATTCAATAGTTTCTTCTGGCTTAAGTTGATAGTACTAGTAGTTCTCATGGAATCACCTTTACTTGCATATCTTTAATGATGATGTTCTCTGATATTGAAAAGGATCAATTATTTGGTTGTGACAACTAATTTACATGGACATGCCAATTCCATTACTGATTCCACTCCAAGTAAGAAGATTTATTATTGGTGCTATACCTCAGTTGGTGCTGTATATTTCTCAGAACATTTTGGAGCTTAGAGCCTTAGACAAGGTGATCTAAATGTAATATGTAGTGAAGGCACGTCCTCAGCTTTTTGCAATCTGACAATGCACACTGGATAACCTTCCAGAGTCCTTGACAAAAAGTACCCAAATTCTTATTTGACCCCACTGCACAAAATCCACTAGCTGTTACTGTGTCTAAGAATGTGATATTGGATATGTACTACTTGTGCCATGCAAATGATGTTAATAGGTGGTTTTGTGGTTGTCCTAAGGGTGTACTTGCACTATGATGGTAGCAAAAGAGAATTATATATTCTTGATTAATGTGGAGTATATATAGGTCTTATTTTCTATTCCTTCGTAGGGTAACTGTATTAGTTGAGCAAGTGCTGATTTCTAAACTTTGATGACATAGCCATCAGGGTTGCAACTCAATGGTATCAGAATCACCTTGGAGGTACAGCACAAGTGTTGCTAATCACCAATGATCGAGAAAACAAGAGAAAGGCTTCTGAAGAAGGCATTCCGGCAGAAACTGGTGCTCATTCTCATCTCTTTTTCAGTAATGAATTTTGTGAATGTTTTTATGAGGTTTGGTGTGATTGCTTTGCTGCAGCTGTACTCACTTATGTTTTTGGCCTATTAATTAACTAAAGAAAACTAAACCTTTAGACAAGTTGCAATTTCAGCCAAAGCTTTGCTGCAGTTGTATTCTTTGTTGCAAACTTTGCTTTCCCCATTTGAGTCAAAATTGACCTAACCCTgctaaatataatgttattttctaCCCTTATATTCTAAAATCTCCTTCTaccaataaatatattttccaaTTACCACCAGCAACAAAATCCTAAGTTGGGATGATGAAATTTGTTTTTGGGCCTGTGATTGGGTGCTTATTGTGATGTTTCTACAGCAAATGTGGTTGAAATAAGTCTAGGATGTTGTCCACAGATAGAAAATCTGTGAATAAGAAACTTATTTGATAATAGTTGTGTTGGTTTGAGTTGCCATTAGGTTAGCTACTTAACTATTTGATAATGTTGGTAATTGGGCTGAAGAAATTCGTAAGGGTGGACAAAGGATATTTTTAGAATTGTAAAAGTAGATAAAAAAGATGATTAGGAAGATGAGTTGGATCAGTTTGAAACAAAATTGGGAATAATTGCAACAGAAAAGGCTGGTATAAAttgcaaaaattaaaaacttaagcTAAATAGCAACTGGTCTCAAAAAGTTGGGTATTTATTATGGTTAATTGGCCCATGttttttttcctcttatttCCATTTTTGTGCTGCTCCTTtgtcatttttaaataaaaattttaaactatcTAAGCTAGctgattaatttttatttgttatttttaaattccgTTCATCTCAGTTGAATCATATGTTAGATCACTTGGTCAGCCGGAATTGCTTGACTTGATTGTTCAGCCTCCTGAAGAAGATGTTAATATGGATGATGTTGAGGACTTGAGGCCTTCAAAGAGGAAGGTCATCTACAGTGAGGTATTTTGCAACTAAGGTTATCTCTCATGCTTGGCTTAATAATTGCTGTGCTTGTGTAAATTCCTTTGCTATTTGTGTTTTGTGTAGCATAAACCAATGTCAGAGATTACTTCTGGCTTGCATCGTGGAATATACCACCAAGGAAAACTCCGTGTTAACCGCTATAATCCATTTGAAGCATATGTTGGGAGTGAAAGTATTGGTGATGAGATAATAATCTATGGGCGTGCAAATATGAATAGGGCTTTTGATGGTGATGTAGTGGCAGTTGAAATTTTGCCTCGAGAACAATGGCATGAGGAGAAATCTCTTGCAATAGCTGATAATGGTTagtttgttgaatttatttatttcatgaaAACATGATTTTGGTATACTTTAAAAGAATCTTAGTAATTGGCGGGAGAACTGGTTTTGCCTCTCTGGTGAAGCAATAACCAAATAGAATTGAACCAAAAATTATTCTGTCTTGAATTCTTTACGTGCCAATATTGTTCTTTTTTGCCAAGTCAATGTTATGATCCTTGTTATCTCGAATGTCTGCGTGTTGGTTCTCCTGTTCACTCGATTTTATGTAtcctatttcaaattaaatcttCTAACAAtctatttattgttttataaaagatgaagaagaagaagaagatatacaTCTAGTTCCGAACAGTGCCGATGATGCCCCGAGTGTCACAAATCTAGGGCAAAGTTCAGCTAGTGAAGCGGGTCATCTGCCTTCACGTCCATCTGGACGTGTTGTTGGCATTATAAAGCGGAATTGGCACTCGTAAGTCATGTTATGCTATGATTTAGCTCATTGTTGAAGGTTGTTTTAATTGGTTTTATACGATCAACATGTTATGAAAGTACAATACATGTGTTATCTGTTTACAGTTAAAGAAGTTAACTAATTAAGTATTGAAAAAGGTGAAAATTTACCTTTATATTTGGACTGTTTCTGAAAGCTCCTTTTATGTTCTTTTCATGACCCTAGCATGAACTTCATTAGTTCATTATGAGTGTGATATTTGCTTATGAACAACTTCCAGAATAagggttttatttttaaattttttttttaacgtatGGCCGTATGCCCACTCCTTTTCTTGAATTCTGTGTTGGTGTTAGAAACAAAACTGTCTTAATCTATTTAGTGATTGGTTCATCTTACCTTTAAAACATTGTGCACACAGTTACTGTGGGTCTTTGGAGCCAATGCCTTTGCCAGCAGGTTCTGCTGGTGTTGCCCATGCATTATTTGTCTCTAAAGACCGCAGAATACCAAAGATACGGATACAAACTCGACAGCTGGGAAATCTGCTGGACAAGCGGATAATTGTTGCTGTTGATTCATGGGATGTTTTATCAAGATACCCCTCTGGTCATTATGTTAGGACAATTGGAGGAATAGGTGACAGAGACACAGAAAGTGAGGTATGTAGTAATGGTCTTCTGTCACTTTTTAGACATTAGAAGATTGATTTTTAGTTGCCTGCTTTTTTAGACcaatcatgttccttttctttctgTTTCCCATGCAAGATCTCACAGTTCAcctttgtataatatatatattgctgtGTATAGATGACCTGAATTTATCAGAAAGTTGCTAAATTTGGCTCAACCACTCTTGATTACTTTAGGTGGTTTTAATTGAGAATGATATAGATGCCAGACCTTTTTCGGCTCAAGTTTTATCCTGCTTGCCACCATTACCTTGGTCTGTGTCCCCTGAAGATTTAGCAAGTCCTGTTAGGCAGGATTTGCGTCATATTCGTGTTTTTAGTGTGGATCCTCCAGGTATTAGGCCCTGATATGTTAGTATTCTTCTTCTACAACTATTATATTGCTTTCCCCTTTATGAACATTTGCTTTTTCTGTTTGATTCAGGATGCAAGGACATTGATGATGCATTGCACTGTACTGCTCTTCCTAGTGGGAATTTTGAAGTTGGAGTTCGTATCCTTGTAAAATTTTCAGTTTTATTCCTTGGCCACATTAGCAGCACCAAATTCATTTTAAGTTGGTCTTTAATGGATATTAGATATTGCTGATGTCACAAATTTTGTTCATCCTGGGACTCCCCTTGATGATGAGGCCTCACAAAGGGGCACTTCTGTCTACCTTGTTGAGCGTCGCATTGACATGCTTCCAAAACCTCTAACAGAAGGTAACTTTCTTCTGTACTAGACTACTGGCAtgatatgtaaatataattattcacCTTTATTGATGGATAAATTTCTTGGCTATGATTTTGTCAACCCTATATTTAGTATTTTACTAGGCATATAGCTTTAGTTTGaaatttttacttatttgatACATAATTATTTCCTTTCAGATGTTTGTTCACTCCGTGCTGATGTTGAAAGACTAGCCTTTTCAGTTATTTGGGTATGCCTTTTAATTGTTTAGTATTctctatttattaatttaacattCTGATTTTGTGTCAATCATCTTTGAAAGTTGAGTTGATTGTCTGTATATGAATTATGAAACCTTTTCGGGGGGGGGGGGNNNNNNNNNNNNNNNNNNNNNNNNNNNNNNNNNNNNNNNNNNNNNNNNNNNNNNNNNNNNNNNNNNNNNNNNNNNNNNNNNNNNNNNNNNNNNNNNNNNNNNNNNNNNNNNNNNNNNNNNNNNNNNNNNNNNNNNNNNNNNNNNNNNNNNNNNNNNNNNNNNNNNNNNNNNNNNNNNNNNNNNNNNNNNNNNNNNNNNNNNNNNNNNNNNNNNNNNNNNNNNNNNNNNNNNNNNNNNNNNNNNNNNNNNNNNNNNNNNNNNNNNNNNNNNNNNNNNNNNNNNNNNNNNNNNNNNNNNNNNNNNNNNNNNNNNNNNNNNNNNNNNNNNNNNNNNNNNNNNNNNNNNNNNNNNNNNNNNNNNNNNNNNNNNNNNNNNNNNNNNNNNNNNNNNNNNNNNNNNNNNNNNNNNNNNNNNNNNNNNNNNNNNNNNNNNNNNNNNNNNNNNNNNNNNNNNNNNNNNNNNNNNNNNNNNNNNNNNNNNNNNNNNNNNNNNNNNNNNNNNNNNNNNNNNNNNNNNNNNNNNNNNNNNNNNNNNNNNNNNNNNNNNNNNNNNNNNNNNNNNNNNNNNNNNNNNNNNNNNNNNNNNNNNNNNNNNNNNNNNNNNNNNNNNNNNNNNNNNNNNNNNNNNNNNNNNNNNNNNNNNNNNNNNNNNNNNNNNNNNNNNNNNNNNNNNNNNNNNNNNNNNNNNNNNNNNNNNNNNNNNNNNNNNNNNNNNNNNNNNNNNNNNNNNNNNNNNNNNNNNNNNNNNNNNNNNNNNNNNNNNNNNNNNNNNNNNNNNNNNNNNNNNNNNNNNNNNNNNNNNNNNNNNNNNNNNNNNNNNNNNNNNNNNNNNNNNNNNNNNNNNNNNNNNNNNNNNNNNNNNNNNNNNNNNNNNNNNNNNNNNNNNNNNNNNNNNNNNNNNNNNNNNNNNNNNNNNNNNNNNNNNNNNNNNNNNNNNNNNNNNNNNNNNNNNNNNNNNNNNNNNNNNNNNNNNNNNNNNNNNNNNNNNNNNNNNNNNNNNNNNNNNNNNNNNNNNNNNNNNNNNNNNNNNNNNNNNNNNNNNNNNNNNNNNNNNNNNNNNNNNNNNNNNNNNNNNNNNNNNNNNNNNNNNNNNNNNNNNNNNNNNNNNNNNNNNNNNNNNNNNNNNNNNNNNNNNNNNNNNNNNNNNNNNNNNNNNNNNNNNNNNNNNNNNNNNNNNNNNNNNNNNNNNNNNNNNNNNNNNNNNNNNNNNNNNNNNNNNNNNNNNNNNNNNNNNNNNNNNNNNNNNNNNNNNNNNNNNNNNNNNNNNNNNNNNNNNNNNNNNNNNNNNNNNNNNNNNNNNNNNNNNNNNNNNNNNNNNNNNNNNNNNNNNNNNNNNNNNNNNNNNNNNNNNNNNNNNNNNNNNNNNNNNNNNNNNNNNNNNNNNNNNNNNNNNNNNNNNNNNNNNNNNNNNNNNNNNNNNNNNNNNNNNNNNNNNNNNNNNNNNNNNNNNNNNNNNNNNNNNNNNNNNNNNNNNNNNNNNNNNNNNNNNNNNNNNNNNNNNNNNNNNNNNNNNNNNNNNNNNNNNNNNNNNNNNNNNNNNNNNNNNNNNNNNNNNNNNNNNNNNNNNNNNNNNNNNNNNNNNNNNNNNNNNNNNNNNNNNNNNNNNNNNNNNNNNNNN
This portion of the Ipomoea triloba cultivar NCNSP0323 chromosome 5, ASM357664v1 genome encodes:
- the LOC116020984 gene encoding exosome complex exonuclease RRP44 homolog A isoform X2, which translates into the protein MLQSKSFVRKTKQGKVIKVVREHYLRDDIYCGATFCKTCDVSSARLSSSRILVVDTNVVLHQIDLLENPAIDNVVVLSVVLEEVKNKNISVYNRLRALCSNSLRKFFVFSNEYHKDTYVKAMPGESPNDRNDRAIRVATQWYQNHLGGTAQVLLITNDRENKRKASEEGIPAETVESYVRSLGQPELLDLIVQPPEEDVNMDDVEDLRPSKRKVIYSEHKPMSEITSGLHRGIYHQGKLRVNRYNPFEAYVGSESIGDEIIIYGRANMNRAFDGDVVAVEILPREQWHEEKSLAIADNDEEEEEDIHLVPNSADDAPSVTNLGQSSASEAGHLPSRPSGRVVGIIKRNWHSYCGSLEPMPLPAGSAGVAHALFVSKDRRIPKIRIQTRQLGNLLDKRIIVAVDSWDVLSRYPSGHYVRTIGGIGDRDTESEVVLIENDIDARPFSAQVLSCLPPLPWSVSPEDLASPVRQDLRHIRVFSVDPPGCKDIDDALHCTALPSGNFEVGVHIADVTNFVHPGTPLDDEASQRGTSVYLVERRIDMLPKPLTEDVCSLRADVERLAFSVIWEMTPGAEIISTRYTKSVIKSCAALSYVEAQARMDDSRLVDPLTTDLRNMNALAKIMRQRRIDRGALTLASAEVKFQIDTETHDPLDIGMYQIREANQMVEEFMLAANISVAEKILNHYPICSLLRRHPSPTKEMLEPLLRVAAAVGIVLDTTSSKALADSLDRAVGDDPYFNKLIRILTTRCMTQAVYFCSGELSPPEFCHYGLAAPLYTHFTSPIRRYADVIVHRLLAASMGIYKLPDVFGDKAQLTSISDNLNYRHRNAQMASRASVELHTVIFFRKNPTDTEARILKIRANGFIVFVPKYGIEGPVYLTSKREKSGEWLVDEQEQRIKKLDGSVTYGILQSVRIHLEVVEPQPNRPVLQMTLI
- the LOC116020984 gene encoding exosome complex exonuclease RRP44 homolog A isoform X1 yields the protein MLQSKSFVRKTKQGKVIKVVREHYLRDDIYCGATFCKTCDVSSARLSSSRILVVDTNVVLHQIDLLENPAIDNVVVLSVVLEEVKNKNISVYNRLRALCSNSLRKFFVFSNEYHKDTYVKAMPGESPNDRNDRAIRVATQWYQNHLGGTAQVLLITNDRENKRKASEEGIPAETVESYVRSLGQPELLDLIVQPPEEDVNMDDVEDLRPSKRKVIYSEHKPMSEITSGLHRGIYHQGKLRVNRYNPFEAYVGSESIGDEIIIYGRANMNRAFDGDVVAVEILPREQWHEEKSLAIADNEDEEEEEDIHLVPNSADDAPSVTNLGQSSASEAGHLPSRPSGRVVGIIKRNWHSYCGSLEPMPLPAGSAGVAHALFVSKDRRIPKIRIQTRQLGNLLDKRIIVAVDSWDVLSRYPSGHYVRTIGGIGDRDTESEVVLIENDIDARPFSAQVLSCLPPLPWSVSPEDLASPVRQDLRHIRVFSVDPPGCKDIDDALHCTALPSGNFEVGVHIADVTNFVHPGTPLDDEASQRGTSVYLVERRIDMLPKPLTEDVCSLRADVERLAFSVIWEMTPGAEIISTRYTKSVIKSCAALSYVEAQARMDDSRLVDPLTTDLRNMNALAKIMRQRRIDRGALTLASAEVKFQIDTETHDPLDIGMYQIREANQMVEEFMLAANISVAEKILNHYPICSLLRRHPSPTKEMLEPLLRVAAAVGIVLDTTSSKALADSLDRAVGDDPYFNKLIRILTTRCMTQAVYFCSGELSPPEFCHYGLAAPLYTHFTSPIRRYADVIVHRLLAASMGIYKLPDVFGDKAQLTSISDNLNYRHRNAQMASRASVELHTVIFFRKNPTDTEARILKIRANGFIVFVPKYGIEGPVYLTSKREKSGEWLVDEQEQRIKKLDGSVTYGILQSVRIHLEVVEPQPNRPVLQMTLI